Proteins encoded together in one Catellatospora citrea window:
- a CDS encoding GntR family transcriptional regulator, with the protein MRLDIDSTSTVPPYEQVRAGVAAMIADGRLAPGAHLPTIRQLAADLGLAVNTVARSYRELEAAGLVVSRVRHGTTVAERRPDLPPAEAMARLDEAARAYRSAARALGATVEGAIQALRRVDAEQPAADRPGRA; encoded by the coding sequence ATGAGGCTCGACATCGACTCGACCAGCACCGTGCCGCCGTACGAGCAGGTGCGGGCGGGAGTCGCCGCGATGATCGCCGACGGGCGGCTGGCCCCGGGCGCGCACCTGCCCACGATCCGGCAGCTCGCCGCGGACCTCGGCCTGGCCGTGAACACCGTGGCCCGCTCCTACCGTGAGCTGGAGGCCGCAGGCCTGGTGGTCAGCCGGGTGCGGCACGGCACCACGGTCGCCGAGCGCCGACCCGACCTGCCGCCTGCCGAGGCGATGGCCCGGCTCGACGAGGCCGCGCGGGCCTACCGCAGCGCGGCCCGCGCGCTCGGCGCCACCGTGGAGGGGGCGATCCAGGCACTGCGCCGGGTGGACGCGGAGCAGCCCGCTGCCGACCGGCCGGGCCGCGCCTGA
- a CDS encoding glycoside hydrolase family 15 protein → MADGGADRYLAIADHGLIGDMRSVALVGVNGTIDWYCCPRFDSPSVFASLLDADRGGRFELAAAVPAQTKQFYFPDTNVLITRFYAYDGVGEIQDFMPIVGDPAEAGRHRLIRRVICVRGKLPFAALVAPRFDYGRQSHMLRRDGDRVLFECPLLSLALTSSVEVTEEDGDVRAAFTLGEGETAVFALDRVSDEVRPRSCPLAEAEEQFNDTVRYWRAWLSRSRYRGRWREMVHRSALTLKLMTYAPTGAIVAAATTSLPEQIGGERNWDYRYVWIRDAAFCVYALLRLGFTDEASAFMDFLERHVAMRGDGPDGPLQIMYGIDGRTDIDEHELPHLEGYRCSAPVRVGNAAVDQMQLDIYGALIDSIYLYDKWAQPISSDRWEEVSELVEWVCGHWDQPDEGIWETRGGRKNFLYSRLMCWVAIERAIRMANRRGLPADLRRWREARDAVYHQIMRKGWSPERAAFTQHEDDDVLDAAVLMMPLSKFVSPTDPKWLSTLDALGHDLVSDSLVYRYDPAVSPDGLRGSEGTFSICSFWYVEALSRAGRLDEARLAFEKMLTYANHVGLFAEQIGHTGEQLGNFPQAFTHLALISAAFNLDRALG, encoded by the coding sequence GTGGCGGACGGAGGCGCGGATCGCTACCTGGCGATCGCCGATCACGGGCTGATCGGCGACATGCGCAGCGTGGCACTGGTCGGCGTGAACGGCACCATCGACTGGTACTGCTGCCCGCGGTTCGACTCGCCCAGCGTCTTCGCCTCGCTGCTGGACGCCGACCGCGGCGGGCGGTTCGAGCTGGCCGCGGCCGTCCCGGCGCAGACCAAGCAGTTCTACTTCCCGGACACCAACGTCCTGATCACCCGCTTCTACGCCTACGACGGGGTGGGGGAGATCCAGGACTTCATGCCCATCGTCGGCGACCCCGCCGAGGCGGGGCGGCACCGGCTGATCCGCCGCGTGATCTGCGTACGCGGCAAGCTGCCGTTCGCCGCGCTGGTCGCGCCGCGCTTCGACTACGGGCGCCAGTCGCACATGCTGCGCCGCGACGGCGACCGGGTGCTCTTCGAGTGCCCGCTGCTGTCACTGGCGCTGACCAGCAGCGTCGAGGTCACCGAGGAGGACGGCGACGTGCGCGCGGCCTTCACCCTGGGCGAGGGCGAGACGGCGGTGTTCGCGCTGGACCGGGTCTCCGACGAGGTGCGGCCCCGGTCGTGCCCGCTGGCGGAGGCGGAGGAGCAGTTCAACGACACGGTGCGCTACTGGCGGGCGTGGTTGTCGAGGTCGCGGTACCGGGGTCGGTGGCGGGAGATGGTGCACCGCTCGGCGCTCACCCTGAAGCTGATGACCTACGCGCCGACCGGCGCGATCGTCGCGGCCGCGACGACCAGTCTGCCGGAGCAGATCGGCGGCGAGCGCAACTGGGACTACCGGTACGTCTGGATCCGCGACGCCGCGTTCTGCGTGTACGCCCTGCTGCGGCTCGGCTTCACCGACGAGGCGTCGGCGTTCATGGACTTCCTGGAACGCCACGTGGCCATGCGCGGCGACGGCCCGGACGGCCCGTTGCAGATCATGTACGGCATCGACGGCCGCACCGACATCGACGAGCACGAGCTGCCCCACCTGGAGGGCTACCGGTGCTCGGCCCCGGTCCGGGTCGGCAACGCCGCGGTGGACCAGATGCAGCTCGACATCTACGGCGCGCTGATCGACTCGATCTACCTCTACGACAAGTGGGCCCAGCCGATCTCCAGCGACCGCTGGGAGGAGGTGTCGGAGCTGGTCGAGTGGGTGTGCGGGCACTGGGACCAGCCCGACGAGGGCATCTGGGAGACCCGCGGCGGCCGCAAGAACTTCCTGTACTCGCGGCTCATGTGCTGGGTGGCGATCGAGCGGGCGATCCGGATGGCCAACCGCCGCGGCCTGCCGGCGGACCTGCGCCGCTGGCGGGAGGCCCGGGACGCGGTCTACCACCAGATCATGCGCAAGGGCTGGTCGCCGGAGCGGGCGGCGTTCACCCAGCACGAGGACGACGACGTGCTCGACGCCGCGGTGCTGATGATGCCGCTGTCGAAGTTCGTCTCGCCGACCGATCCGAAGTGGCTGTCCACGCTGGACGCGCTCGGCCACGACCTGGTCTCGGACTCCCTGGTCTACCGCTACGACCCGGCGGTCAGCCCGGACGGCCTGCGCGGCTCGGAGGGCACCTTCTCCATCTGCTCGTTCTGGTACGTGGAGGCGCTGTCGCGGGCGGGCCGCCTGGACGAGGCCCGGCTGGCGTTCGAGAAGATGCTCACCTACGCCAACCATGTGGGCCTGTTCGCCGAGCAGATCGGCCACACCGGAGAGCAGCTGGGCAACTTCCCCCAGGCCTTCACCCACCTGGCCCTCATCAGCGCCGCCTTCAACCTCGACCGCGCCCTCGGCTGA
- a CDS encoding YciI family protein translates to MELESFELVMLRRPANPTEYDDAESQRIQAEHLAYLAGLRTAGQVVTNGPVLDTPDESLRGLVFFRTGSLDEARRLAEQDPAVRAGRLAVEVMTWWCPPGTMAAPGRPITLPG, encoded by the coding sequence ATGGAACTGGAGTCATTCGAGCTGGTGATGCTGCGCCGCCCGGCGAATCCGACCGAGTACGACGACGCCGAGTCGCAGCGGATCCAGGCGGAGCATCTGGCGTACCTGGCGGGGCTGCGCACGGCCGGCCAGGTGGTCACGAACGGCCCGGTGCTCGACACGCCCGACGAGTCGCTGCGCGGCCTGGTGTTCTTCCGGACCGGCTCGCTGGACGAGGCGCGCCGGCTGGCGGAGCAGGACCCGGCGGTGCGCGCCGGCCGGCTCGCGGTCGAGGTGATGACCTGGTGGTGCCCGCCCGGCACGATGGCCGCCCCCGGCCGCCCGATCACGCTGCCCGGTTGA
- a CDS encoding glycine hydroxymethyltransferase gives MSDASLSSESLAYRHALDAIRAVEPAVAAAIGAELHDQRESLKLIASENYASPATLLAMGNWFSDKYAEGTVGRRFYAGCKNVDTVEALAAQHARELFGAQHAYVQPHSGIDANLVAFWAVLAQRVESPALAKAQARHVNDLNEADWAALRRELGDQRMLGMSLDAGGHLTHGFRPNISGKMFEQRSYGTDPATGLVDYDALARSAREFRPLIIVAGYSAYPRLVNFRIMREIADEVGATLLVDMAHFAGLVAGKVLTGDFDPIPNAQIVTTTTHKSLRGPRGGMVLCQTELADQVDRGCPMVLGGPLPHVMAAKAVALAEARRPEFRDYAQRIVDNAQALAQGLLRRGAKLVTGGTDNHLVLLDVSSYGLTGRQAESALLDANIVTNRNAVPQDANGAWYTSGIRLGTPALTTRGLGTAEMDEIADLIHTVLAGTTPGTTDGKPSKAAYVLADGVADRVAGQTTDLLKGFPLYPTIDLG, from the coding sequence ATGTCTGACGCGTCCCTGTCCAGCGAGTCCCTGGCCTACCGCCATGCCCTGGACGCCATCCGTGCCGTGGAGCCCGCCGTCGCCGCCGCGATCGGCGCGGAGCTGCACGACCAGCGCGAGTCGCTCAAGCTGATCGCCAGTGAGAACTACGCCTCGCCCGCGACGCTGCTGGCCATGGGCAACTGGTTCAGCGACAAGTACGCCGAGGGCACCGTCGGCCGCCGCTTCTACGCCGGCTGCAAGAACGTCGACACCGTCGAGGCGCTGGCCGCGCAGCACGCCCGCGAGCTGTTCGGGGCGCAGCACGCGTACGTGCAGCCGCACTCCGGCATCGACGCCAACCTGGTCGCCTTCTGGGCGGTGCTCGCCCAGCGGGTGGAGAGCCCGGCGCTGGCCAAGGCGCAGGCCCGCCACGTCAACGACCTGAACGAGGCCGACTGGGCGGCGCTGCGCCGCGAGCTCGGCGACCAGCGCATGCTCGGCATGTCGCTGGACGCGGGCGGCCACCTCACGCACGGCTTCCGCCCCAACATCTCCGGCAAGATGTTCGAGCAGCGCAGCTACGGCACCGACCCGGCGACCGGCCTGGTCGACTACGACGCGCTGGCCAGGTCGGCGCGCGAGTTCCGGCCGCTGATCATCGTGGCGGGCTACTCGGCGTACCCCCGGCTGGTGAACTTCCGGATCATGCGCGAGATCGCCGACGAGGTCGGCGCGACCCTGCTGGTGGACATGGCCCACTTCGCGGGCCTGGTCGCGGGCAAGGTGCTGACCGGCGACTTCGACCCGATCCCGAACGCGCAGATCGTCACCACCACCACGCACAAGTCGCTGCGCGGCCCGCGCGGCGGCATGGTGCTGTGCCAGACCGAGCTCGCCGACCAGGTCGACCGCGGCTGCCCGATGGTGCTCGGCGGCCCGCTGCCGCACGTCATGGCGGCCAAGGCGGTCGCGCTGGCCGAGGCGCGCCGGCCGGAGTTCCGCGACTACGCCCAGCGCATCGTGGACAACGCGCAGGCGCTGGCCCAGGGCCTGTTGCGGCGCGGCGCGAAGCTCGTCACCGGCGGCACCGACAACCACCTGGTGCTGCTCGACGTGTCGTCGTACGGCCTCACCGGCCGCCAGGCCGAGTCGGCGCTGCTGGACGCGAACATCGTCACCAACCGCAACGCGGTGCCGCAGGACGCCAACGGCGCCTGGTACACCTCCGGCATCCGGCTGGGCACCCCGGCGCTGACCACGCGCGGCCTGGGCACCGCCGAGATGGACGAGATCGCCGACCTGATCCACACCGTGCTGGCGGGCACCACGCCCGGCACCACCGACGGCAAGCCGTCCAAGGCCGCGTACGTGCTGGCCGACGGTGTCGCCGACCGGGTCGCCGGGCAGACCACCGACCTGCTCAAGGGCTTCCCGCTGTACCCGACGATCGACCTGGGCTGA